The Ornithinimicrobium faecis genome includes a window with the following:
- a CDS encoding phosphotransferase, with protein MELLARGRDAEVFGLDEHTVLRRFRGPRDLRWEVAAMEAARDAGLPVPAVHEIRPDAMVLERIHGPTMLEALLADPGSAQAHAVTLAELHLRLGQITAPDGMSTPVGAGESLVHLDLHPGNVILGSAPTIIDWTNAGRGPVSADPATCWLLTRVVQVEAPAAPTAEFTVAVGTFVETFLDCFDLPDLLEQLPAVGRARLHDVNLTPEEQERIRAFLDDPW; from the coding sequence GTGGAACTGCTGGCCCGCGGGCGCGATGCCGAGGTCTTTGGCCTCGACGAGCACACGGTGCTGCGCCGCTTCCGCGGCCCGCGTGACCTGCGGTGGGAGGTGGCCGCGATGGAGGCTGCCCGCGACGCCGGCCTCCCGGTGCCCGCGGTCCACGAGATCAGGCCGGACGCGATGGTGCTGGAACGGATCCACGGGCCCACGATGCTGGAGGCACTGCTCGCCGACCCCGGCAGTGCGCAGGCGCATGCCGTCACCCTCGCCGAGTTGCACCTGCGGCTCGGGCAGATCACCGCACCGGACGGGATGTCGACCCCGGTGGGTGCCGGGGAGTCCCTGGTGCACCTGGACCTGCACCCGGGCAACGTGATCCTCGGCAGTGCGCCCACGATCATTGACTGGACCAACGCTGGGCGCGGACCAGTGAGCGCTGACCCGGCCACCTGCTGGCTGCTCACCCGGGTCGTGCAGGTGGAGGCGCCCGCCGCTCCGACGGCTGAGTTCACGGTCGCGGTCGGCACCTTCGTCGAGACCTTCCTCGACTGCTTCGACCTGCCGGACCTGCTCGAGCAACTGCCAGCGGTCGGTCGGGCCAGGCTGCACGACGTCAACCTCACGCCGGAGGAGCAGGAGCGGATCAGGGCCTTCCTCGACGACCCGTGGTGA
- a CDS encoding alpha/beta fold hydrolase, with protein sequence MTDTDDQTPLVLLHGLGQAPMAWEDVIVPLYPTRRLLTPWVPGLKPTEKQLVPVADAAAKLDTDLMLEGMQAVDLCGLSYGAVIATRMAADFPERVRRLVLIAGMVRPPRALMKVQLQMLKMMPASRLADSSVSKERLLRTLDIVREVNLTDALPKITAPTLVLVGEKDKANKPAAQMLAAGISGAQLREVPGAGHQVNVEQPKALVEILRGFLDQA encoded by the coding sequence GTGACCGACACCGATGACCAGACCCCGCTCGTGCTCCTGCACGGGCTCGGCCAGGCACCGATGGCGTGGGAGGACGTCATCGTGCCGCTCTATCCGACGCGGCGGCTGCTCACACCGTGGGTGCCCGGCCTCAAGCCGACCGAGAAGCAGCTGGTGCCGGTGGCTGACGCTGCCGCCAAGCTGGACACCGACCTGATGCTCGAGGGGATGCAGGCGGTCGATCTGTGCGGGCTGTCCTACGGCGCCGTGATCGCCACGCGGATGGCCGCGGACTTCCCGGAGCGGGTGCGGCGGCTGGTGCTGATCGCCGGCATGGTCCGCCCGCCGCGCGCTCTGATGAAGGTGCAGCTGCAGATGCTGAAGATGATGCCCGCCTCGCGCCTGGCCGACTCCAGCGTCTCCAAGGAGCGGCTGCTGCGGACCCTGGACATCGTCCGCGAGGTGAACCTCACGGATGCGCTGCCCAAGATCACCGCACCCACGTTGGTGCTCGTGGGCGAGAAGGACAAGGCGAACAAGCCGGCCGCACAGATGCTGGCCGCTGGCATCTCCGGTGCGCAACTGCGCGAGGTCCCGGGCGCGGGGCACCAGGTGAACGTCGAGCAGCCCAAGGCGCTCGTGGAGATCCTGCGCGGGTTCCTCGACCAGGCCTGA
- a CDS encoding NADPH-dependent FMN reductase, with product MTSHKIGIIVSSSRPTRIGPKVAQWISELAPYGSEVEIVDLAEVDLPFLAEPEQPATGNYTLPSTIAWSERVRQFDALIVALPEYNAGYPAVVKNAIDSLHAEWNELPIGVIGYGWGAAAGAVNQFGEVLDRVKALRLDGPGLSFGQDLTPEGEILDAAPEDAVRGLYDQIVAAAREKVAA from the coding sequence ATGACTTCCCACAAGATCGGCATCATCGTCAGCTCGTCCCGCCCCACCCGGATCGGCCCCAAGGTCGCCCAGTGGATCAGCGAGCTGGCCCCCTATGGCAGTGAGGTCGAGATCGTCGACCTGGCCGAGGTGGACCTGCCCTTCCTGGCTGAGCCCGAGCAGCCGGCCACCGGCAACTACACCCTCCCCAGCACCATCGCCTGGTCCGAGCGGGTGCGTCAGTTCGACGCCCTGATCGTGGCCCTGCCCGAGTACAACGCCGGCTATCCGGCCGTCGTCAAGAACGCGATCGACTCCCTCCACGCCGAGTGGAACGAGCTCCCGATCGGCGTCATCGGCTATGGCTGGGGCGCTGCCGCCGGTGCGGTCAACCAGTTCGGTGAGGTCCTCGACCGCGTCAAGGCGCTCCGCCTCGACGGCCCGGGCCTGAGCTTCGGCCAGGACCTGACACCCGAGGGCGAGATCCTCGACGCCGCCCCGGAGGACGCCGTGCGCGGCCTCTACGACCAGATTGTCGCCGCCGCGCGCGAGAAGGTCGCTGCCTGA
- a CDS encoding dihydrofolate reductase family protein: MQELMVDFIISLDGYASADGWPGWWGLESPEYLAWLEDQPDTFTTLMGATTYRLMSGFAAGAAGTEQEADAMSSLTASPKVVFSSTLDEPLDWANTRLVTGDAVEEVPRLKAECGQPLHTLGSVRLCRSLLTAGLVDRFRLVVFPVITGATGSERIFDNYPDVALDLVESRTFEGGLQLLDYVPRVLDGPPESGTA, translated from the coding sequence ATGCAGGAACTCATGGTGGACTTCATCATCTCGCTGGACGGTTACGCCTCGGCGGACGGGTGGCCAGGGTGGTGGGGGTTGGAGAGCCCCGAGTACCTGGCCTGGCTGGAGGACCAGCCCGACACCTTCACGACGCTGATGGGCGCCACGACCTATCGACTCATGTCGGGGTTCGCCGCGGGCGCAGCCGGAACGGAGCAGGAGGCCGATGCGATGTCGTCGCTCACGGCAAGCCCGAAGGTGGTCTTCTCCTCCACCCTCGACGAGCCGCTGGACTGGGCCAACACCCGACTCGTGACCGGTGACGCCGTCGAGGAGGTGCCTCGACTGAAGGCCGAGTGTGGGCAACCGCTGCACACGCTTGGCAGCGTCAGGCTGTGCCGCTCACTGCTAACCGCAGGGCTTGTCGACCGGTTCCGACTCGTGGTCTTCCCGGTCATCACCGGGGCCACGGGGTCGGAGCGGATCTTTGACAACTACCCCGACGTGGCGCTCGACCTCGTCGAGAGCCGCACCTTCGAGGGCGGGCTGCAACTGCTCGACTACGTCCCCCGGGTGCTGGACGGCCCACCCGAGAGCGGCACAGCCTGA
- a CDS encoding NAD(P)/FAD-dependent oxidoreductase — MDAEVDADVIVVGGGPAGLATALQAVRVGLVALVLEPRRAPIDKACGEGLMPGAVAALADLGVAVGGRPFTGIRYVDAHRSVEARFRGGPGRGVRRTALHAALAAAVERAGVEVVPRAMSGLTQDDTGVQVELEDPGGGTLPGVMEATESMESTVRARFVVAADGLHSPTRRLVGVEVPRRGTRRFGLRRHLRIAPWSDLVEVHWSPVGEAYVTPVGDREVGVALLGSAGGSWQDRLADFPALADRLAGAEPASDVRGAGPLRQRVRSRRVGRVLLVGDAGGYVDALTGEGIAVGLAQAQAAVTAIAAERPQTYPRAAVRVSLRSSVLTSGLLAATRSEPGRRAVLGTARRVPWLFERAVNAVAQD, encoded by the coding sequence GTGGACGCTGAGGTGGACGCCGATGTGATCGTCGTTGGTGGCGGACCGGCGGGCCTGGCCACGGCCCTGCAGGCGGTCCGCGTCGGGTTGGTGGCCCTCGTCCTGGAGCCACGGCGGGCACCCATCGACAAGGCGTGCGGCGAGGGCCTGATGCCGGGTGCCGTCGCCGCGCTCGCTGACCTGGGCGTGGCCGTCGGTGGGCGGCCGTTCACCGGCATCCGGTATGTCGACGCTCACCGGTCCGTCGAGGCCAGGTTCCGCGGTGGACCAGGGCGCGGGGTGCGCCGCACCGCGTTGCACGCGGCGCTGGCGGCGGCCGTTGAGCGGGCCGGCGTCGAAGTCGTGCCGCGGGCGATGTCCGGGCTGACGCAGGATGACACCGGCGTGCAGGTGGAACTCGAGGACCCCGGGGGTGGGACCTTGCCCGGGGTGATGGAGGCGACGGAGTCGATGGAGTCGACGGTCCGGGCGCGCTTCGTGGTCGCGGCTGACGGGCTGCACTCGCCGACCCGCCGGTTGGTCGGGGTGGAGGTTCCCCGCCGTGGGACGCGCCGCTTCGGTTTGCGCCGCCACCTCCGGATCGCCCCGTGGAGCGACCTGGTGGAGGTGCACTGGTCCCCGGTCGGCGAGGCCTATGTCACGCCGGTGGGGGACCGCGAGGTTGGGGTGGCCCTGCTCGGTTCCGCGGGCGGGAGCTGGCAGGACCGTCTCGCGGACTTCCCGGCCCTGGCTGACCGGTTGGCAGGTGCCGAGCCGGCGAGCGATGTCCGGGGCGCGGGGCCGCTGCGACAACGCGTCCGGTCCCGTCGCGTGGGTCGCGTGCTGCTCGTGGGGGACGCCGGTGGCTATGTCGACGCGCTCACTGGTGAGGGCATCGCTGTTGGGCTGGCGCAGGCGCAGGCAGCTGTCACGGCCATCGCCGCCGAGCGACCGCAGACCTATCCCCGTGCTGCCGTGCGGGTGAGCCTGCGCAGCAGTGTGCTGACGTCAGGTCTGCTGGCCGCCACCCGCAGCGAGCCTGGCCGCCGGGCCGTCCTCGGCACGGCTCGGCGGGTGCCGTGGCTGTTCGAACGGGCAGTTAACGCGGTGGCGCAGGACTGA
- a CDS encoding isoprenylcysteine carboxyl methyltransferase family protein produces the protein MSTLTWYAVLLGLVVLERLAELVLSKRHADWALARGGVERGRGHYPPMVALHSGLLIACLLEAWLLDREFLAWLGLPMLAVVLLAQGLRWWCIATLGRQWNTRVIVVPGLPLVRRGPYRLLRHPNYVAVVAEGVALPLVHSSWITAVVFTVLNAWLLTVRIRAEDAALDSVPRVGPGARPRLGP, from the coding sequence ATGAGCACCCTGACCTGGTATGCCGTGCTGCTGGGTCTGGTGGTCCTGGAGCGTCTCGCAGAGCTCGTCCTCTCGAAACGGCACGCGGACTGGGCCCTGGCCAGAGGTGGGGTCGAGCGCGGGCGTGGGCACTATCCGCCGATGGTGGCGCTGCACTCCGGTCTGCTGATCGCGTGCCTGCTCGAGGCGTGGCTGCTGGACCGGGAGTTCCTGGCCTGGCTCGGTCTGCCGATGCTCGCCGTGGTCCTGCTGGCGCAGGGGCTGCGCTGGTGGTGCATCGCCACGTTGGGGCGGCAGTGGAACACCCGCGTCATCGTGGTGCCGGGTCTGCCCCTGGTGCGGCGCGGCCCCTATCGGCTGCTGCGGCACCCCAACTATGTCGCCGTGGTGGCAGAGGGGGTGGCGCTGCCGCTGGTGCACTCCTCCTGGATCACTGCAGTGGTCTTCACGGTGCTCAATGCCTGGCTGCTCACGGTGCGCATCAGGGCCGAGGACGCCGCGCTGGACAGCGTGCCCCGAGTTGGACCCGGAGCCAGGCCCAGGCTCGGACCCTGA
- a CDS encoding nucleosidase, which translates to MSRYLVVSATRAEAAHIPPALPVIITGIGKTTAATAVTKALMETDRTGLVVLNIGTAGALRPDREGLFLPGRVINHDISAESLRALGYDPRDELALEGGDDTVLASGDTFVTDPVVRDQLAARADLVDMEGYAVAFACDALGVPVRLIKHVSDSADAGAMAWPDLVDASAQVLGDFLRELIDGGDVGSS; encoded by the coding sequence GTGAGTCGTTATCTCGTCGTCAGTGCCACCCGCGCGGAGGCCGCCCACATCCCGCCGGCTCTGCCGGTGATCATCACCGGCATCGGGAAGACCACGGCGGCGACCGCGGTGACCAAAGCCCTGATGGAGACGGACCGCACCGGGCTGGTGGTCCTCAACATCGGCACGGCGGGCGCACTGCGGCCGGACCGGGAGGGGCTGTTCCTGCCCGGGAGGGTGATCAATCACGACATCAGCGCCGAGTCGCTGCGAGCGCTCGGCTATGACCCCCGCGACGAGTTGGCCCTGGAGGGTGGCGACGACACGGTCCTGGCCTCCGGCGACACCTTCGTGACCGATCCGGTGGTGCGCGACCAGCTGGCGGCGAGGGCAGACCTGGTCGACATGGAGGGCTATGCGGTCGCCTTCGCGTGCGACGCCCTCGGGGTCCCGGTGCGCCTGATCAAGCACGTCTCGGACAGCGCCGACGCCGGAGCCATGGCCTGGCCGGATCTGGTCGACGCCAGCGCCCAGGTCCTCGGTGACTTCCTCAGGGAGCTCATCGACGGCGGTGACGTCGGCTCAAGCTGA
- a CDS encoding type III polyketide synthase — translation MSVIAAVRGVLPEHRYAQEDLTAGLAELVGLGPQHLAMLEQVHRNAGVEHRHLALPLEDYVDATADFGRSNDHFIEAATDLGARAVQEALDAAGLAAGDVDLLVSTTITGLAVPSLDARLMARLPLREDLKRIPIVGLGCVGGAAGVGRVDEWLAGHPDGVAVLLAVEICSLTLQRDDTSTANLVASGLFGDGAAAVVLVGDRAADRLAPDGIRVCGSRSRLYPGTERAMGWDVGSSGLRIVLGAEVPDLVRTQVRADVDRFLSAYGMERAQIGWWVAHPGGPKVLDAMAEALEVEPAALGVTWRSLAAIGNLSSASVLHVLADTLRDAPPEPGSPGVLLAMGPGFCLETVLLRAPGERR, via the coding sequence ATGTCCGTGATCGCGGCTGTGCGCGGCGTCCTGCCCGAGCACCGCTATGCGCAGGAGGACCTCACCGCAGGGCTGGCGGAACTGGTCGGGCTGGGGCCGCAGCACCTGGCGATGCTGGAGCAGGTGCACCGCAACGCTGGCGTGGAGCACCGGCACCTGGCGCTCCCGCTGGAGGACTATGTCGACGCGACGGCTGACTTCGGGCGCTCCAACGACCATTTCATCGAGGCGGCGACCGACCTGGGCGCTCGGGCCGTCCAGGAAGCTCTCGACGCCGCCGGGCTGGCTGCCGGAGATGTGGACCTGCTGGTGTCGACCACCATCACCGGACTGGCCGTGCCCTCCCTCGACGCCCGCCTGATGGCCCGGCTCCCGCTGCGCGAGGACCTCAAGCGGATCCCGATCGTGGGGCTGGGCTGCGTCGGCGGCGCGGCCGGAGTGGGCCGCGTGGACGAGTGGCTGGCCGGCCACCCCGACGGTGTTGCCGTCCTGCTCGCGGTGGAGATCTGCAGCCTGACCCTGCAGCGCGACGACACCTCGACGGCCAACCTGGTGGCCAGCGGTCTGTTCGGGGACGGCGCGGCCGCGGTCGTGCTGGTGGGGGATCGGGCGGCCGACCGGCTGGCGCCCGACGGGATTCGCGTGTGCGGCAGCCGATCCCGCCTCTATCCCGGCACGGAGCGGGCGATGGGCTGGGACGTCGGTTCCAGCGGCCTGCGCATCGTGCTGGGCGCGGAGGTGCCCGACCTGGTCCGCACCCAGGTGCGCGCCGACGTGGACCGGTTCCTGTCGGCATACGGGATGGAGCGCGCGCAGATCGGCTGGTGGGTCGCCCACCCCGGCGGACCCAAGGTCCTGGACGCGATGGCCGAGGCGCTCGAGGTGGAACCCGCGGCCCTCGGGGTCACCTGGCGGTCGCTGGCCGCGATCGGCAACCTGTCGTCCGCCTCCGTGCTGCACGTGCTCGCCGACACCCTGCGGGACGCACCCCCGGAGCCCGGGAGCCCCGGGGTGCTGCTAGCGATGGGCCCCGGCTTCTGCCTGGAGACGGTGTTGCTGCGCGCGCCGGGAGAGCGTCGATGA
- a CDS encoding hydrolase produces the protein MIWICETCAVETADLETPPEICAICDDERQWVPEGGSRWTSVEKQRENGTRIVISEVEPELWGLRAEPSIGIGQQTMVVRTPEGTILFDCVGYIDDAAVEFVRGLGPTLAIAASHPHMYGVQTEWAAALDVPVLVAERDREWVRRPERVEFYDDRRDVATGVTLHRVGGHFRGQAVLEWATGNDGKGVLLAGDAIFTNPDRKTVSFMRSYPNRLPLSGNVVQRLAAQVEELHFDRLYNNFGAVVPQDAQAIIRYSADRHTAWVRGDHDDLT, from the coding sequence ATGATCTGGATCTGCGAGACCTGCGCCGTCGAGACAGCCGACCTGGAGACCCCGCCGGAGATCTGTGCGATCTGCGACGACGAGCGCCAGTGGGTGCCCGAGGGTGGGTCCCGGTGGACGAGTGTGGAGAAGCAGCGGGAGAACGGCACGCGCATCGTGATCAGCGAGGTCGAGCCCGAACTGTGGGGCCTGCGCGCCGAGCCGTCGATCGGCATCGGCCAGCAGACGATGGTCGTGCGCACCCCAGAGGGGACGATCCTGTTCGACTGCGTTGGCTACATCGACGACGCCGCGGTGGAGTTCGTCCGCGGCCTCGGGCCGACCCTGGCCATCGCCGCCAGCCACCCGCACATGTATGGCGTGCAGACCGAGTGGGCCGCCGCCCTCGACGTGCCGGTGCTGGTCGCCGAGCGCGACCGGGAGTGGGTGCGCCGGCCCGAGCGGGTGGAGTTCTATGACGACCGGCGTGACGTCGCGACCGGTGTCACGCTGCACCGGGTCGGCGGGCACTTCCGCGGCCAGGCCGTCCTGGAGTGGGCGACCGGCAATGACGGCAAGGGCGTGCTGCTCGCGGGGGACGCGATCTTCACCAACCCGGACCGCAAGACGGTCAGCTTCATGCGCAGCTATCCCAACCGGCTCCCGCTGTCCGGCAACGTGGTCCAGCGCCTGGCTGCGCAGGTGGAGGAACTGCACTTCGACCGGCTCTACAACAACTTCGGCGCGGTGGTGCCGCAGGACGCCCAGGCGATCATCCGCTATTCCGCCGACCGGCACACTGCCTGGGTGCGCGGAGACCACGACGACCTGACCTGA
- a CDS encoding MOSC domain-containing protein, whose amino-acid sequence MGATVVAVHRSSTHSFSKPTVAEIELLEGLGVRGDAHCGTTVKHRSRVRADPDQPNLRQVHLLHAELFDHLATVGHQISPGDFGENITTRGIALLDLPVGTRLTVGEAVITITGLRNPCQQINDFQPGLLKHVVRTDDDGTVVRLTGVMGIVSRSGLVRADDRITVVLPPEPRHRLTRV is encoded by the coding sequence ATGGGTGCAACTGTCGTGGCCGTCCACCGGAGCAGCACGCACTCGTTCAGCAAACCCACCGTGGCCGAGATCGAACTCCTCGAGGGTCTGGGCGTGCGAGGTGACGCGCACTGCGGCACCACGGTCAAGCACCGCAGCCGAGTCCGCGCCGACCCCGACCAGCCGAACCTGCGCCAGGTCCACCTGCTGCACGCCGAGCTGTTCGACCACCTCGCGACCGTGGGCCACCAGATCTCTCCCGGCGACTTCGGCGAGAACATCACGACCCGTGGCATCGCACTCCTGGACCTGCCGGTCGGCACGCGACTCACTGTCGGTGAGGCTGTCATCACGATCACCGGCCTGCGCAACCCCTGTCAGCAGATCAATGACTTCCAGCCGGGCCTGCTCAAGCACGTCGTGCGCACAGATGACGACGGCACCGTGGTGCGGCTGACGGGCGTGATGGGGATCGTCTCGCGCAGCGGGCTCGTGCGCGCCGACGACAGGATCACTGTGGTCCTGCCGCCGGAGCCACGCCATCGCCTCACGAGGGTCTGA
- a CDS encoding UbiA family prenyltransferase, with protein MSTLGTVRGLALACHPLPTAAVTVFALLLALGAGGAVEVVVVVAAVLAGQLVIGWDNDLRDAARDRAAGRTDKPLARGALRPRIVRAARGLALLLVVVLSLWSGGWLGLALHVGLVVGSGLAYNAGVKATIWSWLPYAVAFGTLPAFVWLSVGRGAAPWWVVTVGALLGVGAHLLNVLPDLEDDARDGIRGLPHRIGSRGSRALAPLLLVTGTALLALAPPGGTPLWSWVAVGVAVLLAVPAATARGKVPFQAAIGIALLNVIVLTLRT; from the coding sequence GTGAGCACCCTCGGCACTGTGCGCGGGCTGGCCCTGGCCTGCCACCCGTTGCCCACGGCAGCCGTGACCGTCTTCGCCCTGTTGCTGGCCCTCGGCGCAGGCGGCGCGGTCGAGGTGGTCGTCGTGGTGGCCGCGGTCCTGGCCGGACAGCTCGTCATCGGCTGGGACAACGATCTGCGCGATGCCGCGAGGGACCGGGCCGCCGGTCGCACCGACAAGCCGCTGGCCCGGGGTGCGCTCCGTCCGCGGATCGTGCGGGCTGCTCGAGGTCTCGCCCTGCTCCTGGTGGTCGTGTTGTCGCTGTGGAGCGGGGGCTGGCTCGGTCTGGCGCTGCACGTCGGGCTCGTAGTCGGCTCGGGCCTGGCCTACAACGCGGGCGTCAAGGCCACGATCTGGTCCTGGCTGCCGTATGCCGTGGCGTTCGGCACTCTCCCAGCGTTCGTCTGGCTCTCGGTCGGCCGGGGTGCGGCGCCCTGGTGGGTGGTCACCGTGGGCGCGCTGCTGGGGGTCGGCGCCCACCTGCTCAACGTCCTGCCGGACCTGGAGGATGACGCGCGTGACGGCATACGGGGCCTCCCGCACCGGATCGGCAGCCGGGGCTCGCGCGCGCTGGCTCCCCTGCTCCTGGTGACCGGCACGGCCCTGTTGGCCCTCGCTCCCCCGGGCGGCACACCACTGTGGAGCTGGGTGGCGGTCGGGGTCGCGGTGCTGCTCGCCGTGCCCGCCGCGACCGCCAGGGGGAAAGTGCCCTTCCAGGCCGCGATCGGCATCGCGCTGCTCAATGTCATCGTCCTGACCCTGCGGACCTGA
- a CDS encoding phosphotransferase family protein: MNNATQPPQSPPAIRERGLRAATDLARAQGLGDVVPQVLSDRGSLMVRLPGTGLVARVCTHTGAQRRDPGWWLGQEVAVGRIAQEAGALVVPPAPEAGPHEVDGLWISLWTDLGDQDSRATPEESAAALAEWHRVLGDAGQDLPVMPIVHAMITEPLEYAERLGHLDPVTRAALTREHEEALAAVEGLGTRQVLLHGDAHRGNLLRDADGLWRWNDLEEACRGPIEWDLAILGSTPDEETGAAALTAYGQITGTPVPSQEELAPWLRLRTLEGTAWLIGCSVTFPERYAEPARRAIDELIRG, from the coding sequence GTGAACAACGCGACCCAGCCCCCGCAGAGCCCGCCCGCCATCCGCGAGCGAGGGCTGCGTGCCGCCACGGACCTGGCGCGTGCCCAAGGCCTGGGAGACGTTGTGCCACAGGTTCTTTCCGATCGCGGGTCGCTGATGGTGCGACTGCCCGGCACGGGGCTGGTTGCCCGCGTCTGCACCCACACCGGCGCCCAGCGCCGCGACCCCGGTTGGTGGTTGGGACAGGAGGTCGCCGTGGGCCGGATCGCGCAGGAGGCAGGTGCCCTCGTGGTGCCGCCGGCCCCGGAGGCCGGGCCACACGAGGTGGACGGCCTGTGGATCTCTCTCTGGACCGATCTGGGGGATCAGGACAGCCGGGCCACCCCCGAGGAGTCCGCCGCCGCGCTGGCCGAGTGGCACCGCGTGCTGGGCGACGCAGGCCAGGACCTGCCGGTCATGCCGATCGTCCACGCGATGATCACCGAACCGCTGGAGTATGCCGAGAGGCTGGGTCACCTCGACCCCGTCACCCGTGCAGCACTCACCCGGGAGCACGAGGAGGCGCTCGCCGCCGTCGAGGGACTGGGCACCCGCCAGGTGCTCCTGCACGGCGACGCCCACCGCGGCAACCTGCTGCGCGACGCAGACGGGCTCTGGCGGTGGAACGACCTGGAGGAGGCCTGCAGGGGCCCCATCGAGTGGGACCTCGCGATCCTGGGCTCCACCCCCGATGAGGAGACGGGGGCAGCCGCGCTCACGGCATACGGCCAGATCACTGGCACCCCGGTGCCGTCGCAGGAGGAGCTGGCCCCCTGGTTGCGGCTGCGCACCCTCGAGGGAACCGCCTGGCTGATCGGCTGCTCAGTGACCTTCCCGGAGCGCTATGCCGAGCCGGCCCGCCGTGCCATCGACGAGCTGATCCGCGGCTGA
- a CDS encoding Rv0909 family putative TA system antitoxin, translating to MGLLDNVKKAANAAKEQAGELAGKHGDKIDRAIDKGGSMIDQRTHGKYSDKIVKAQGAARNAADKVAGEAGPAAGSSAQGPVSPPPGTGTPPPPPPPGAGTPAPPPPPPPPASAALTSPVREFVDAVNAHDETAFLDSFGDTGVVDDWGREFVGREAIKEWSDKEFIGANGTMDVQQVTDTGGQVRVVADWRSTHANGLSEFTFDTAGHTINRMTIRGAH from the coding sequence ATGGGTTTGCTGGACAACGTGAAGAAGGCCGCCAACGCGGCCAAGGAGCAGGCCGGAGAGCTGGCTGGCAAGCACGGCGACAAGATCGACCGCGCCATCGACAAGGGTGGGTCGATGATCGACCAGCGCACGCACGGCAAGTACAGCGACAAGATCGTCAAGGCTCAGGGCGCTGCTCGCAACGCCGCCGACAAGGTGGCTGGGGAGGCCGGACCGGCCGCAGGCTCGAGTGCCCAGGGCCCTGTGTCGCCTCCACCCGGCACGGGAACGCCGCCCCCACCTCCGCCGCCGGGCGCCGGAACGCCTGCACCACCACCCCCGCCTCCGCCGCCCGCTTCGGCAGCGCTCACCAGCCCGGTCCGCGAGTTTGTTGACGCGGTCAACGCCCACGACGAGACGGCCTTCCTGGACAGCTTCGGGGACACCGGAGTGGTGGACGACTGGGGCCGAGAGTTCGTCGGTCGCGAGGCCATCAAGGAGTGGAGCGACAAGGAGTTCATCGGCGCGAACGGGACCATGGATGTGCAACAGGTGACAGACACCGGAGGTCAGGTCAGGGTGGTGGCCGACTGGCGCAGCACCCACGCAAACGGCCTGTCCGAGTTCACCTTCGACACAGCCGGCCACACCATCAACCGGATGACGATCCGCGGAGCCCACTGA